GCAGAATGCTTGTTGCTGGCTAAGTAGCATTTCAGCAGAAAGTTATGATTCTCTACAGAATTGTTTTTGGCTAATTCATCTCGGGCTATTGCTTCTGCCAGGTCGATCATTCCGGCATTGTAATAAGCCTCCTTGGTCGATGCCCGGTCGTGTAGATTATGGGTAATGTCGCGCATCAGTCCATTCGCGAATTCATGTTCTGGATGCTGCGACAGTACCTGCGTTACATAGGGCAACGCTTCATCAGGCCGTCCTTGGGCAATCTTGTGCATAGCGAGAAGATTCAGGGTGTCTGTGTTATCCGGGTCTATCAGGTAGGCTTTGGCAAAACTTTCTTGCGCTCTGTGCAAATCATCCAGCTTGTAATGAATCATCCCTATACGCAGGTGTGCAGGCAAGAAATTTGACTGCAGTGATATTGCCTTAATGCAATACTGCATGGCTTTATCCAGATTTCCCAGATCGTAGTAAATTGTAGCTACATTGAATATGGCTTCTGGCGAATCCGGGGAGCGCTCCATTACGCAAAGTAAGTAGTCTAGTGATTGCGCCAACTTTCCCTGCGATAGCAAAGCAAGACCAAGGTCGTTGAGCACCTCTATGGAATCCTGTCTGAGAGAAAGTGCAGCCCGTAAAAAATCTTCAGCGAGCGACCATTGCCCCATTTGATGAGCCGCGCGACCAACCGAGTGGATAGCTTCGAAATTAACTGGATCCAATGCCAGTACTTGTTGGTAAGCGTCTATCGCCTCAAGCAACTGTCCGTTTTGATGAAAAGCAATAGCATCAGTCATAATTACTGCAATGCCTGGCTGATTACTATTTTCTACATGAACACTGTTCAAAAACTTCTCCTCAATTTAGCAAATCATTGCCTTAGATATGCAGGAACTTATTCATCAACTTCAATTTAGAATCGTACTTTTGTGCTTGGTATTTTCAGCTTTTCAGCCGGATTGCCTTTGTAGACACTCCATGCGTCGGTATCATTCATAATTGCCGCAGCCATGGCTATAAAACCACCCTCAGCAATTCTTAAACCATTCCGCAAGGTCGAGTTCACCCCAAAGAAACTGTAGGCACCAATATCGCAATGTCCTGACATTACGACATGCGAGGTAAAGGTGACGTGATCACGGATAACACCATGATGGCCAATGTGATTGCCGCTCCATAACACGACATTATTGCCTATCATCGTAAATGGCTGAATGGTGTTGTCTTCAAGAATGAAACAGTTTTCGCCAATTACATTATCAAACGTTGTCGCTTTGCTGCTGACGTAGCTAATGCATTGATAGCCTTTGCTCTTGATCGCTAAATAAACGGTCTCGCGATCACGATTCATATTTTTCGGTGACATTGGTGCAA
The Sulfuriferula thiophila DNA segment above includes these coding regions:
- a CDS encoding acetyltransferase, with the translated sequence MRKIVIFGLKDYAELAHYYLQHDTADEVVAFSVHRQYMPENAMFGGLPVVAFEDVEKIYPPGDFFFFAPMSPKNMNRDRETVYLAIKSKGYQCISYVSSKATTFDNVIGENCFILEDNTIQPFTMIGNNVVLWSGNHIGHHGVIRDHVTFTSHVVMSGHCDIGAYSFFGVNSTLRNGLRIAEGGFIAMAAAIMNDTDAWSVYKGNPAEKLKIPSTKVRF